A single genomic interval of Geotrypetes seraphini chromosome 1, aGeoSer1.1, whole genome shotgun sequence harbors:
- the SCOC gene encoding short coiled-coil protein isoform X2 → MTTEHPSPVRHSRQNSVHPVGMNADMDAVEAENQVELEEKTRLINQVLELQHTLEDLSARVDAVKEENLKLKSENQVLGQYIENLMSASSVFQTTDTKSKRK, encoded by the exons AGCACCCTTCGCCAGTACGGCATTCCAGGCAGAACAGTGTACATCCTGTGGGGATGAATGCCGATATGGATG CTGTTGAAGCTGAAAACCAGGTTGAATTGGAAGAAAAAACACGACTTATTAATCAGGTGTTGGAGCTTCAGCATACTCTGGAAG ATTTGTCAGCACGAGTAGATGCAGTAAAGGAAGAAAATCTGAAACTGAAATCTGAAAATCAAGTTCTTGGACAGTATATTGAAAATCTCATGTCTGCTTCTAGTGTTTTCCAAACAACCGATACTAAAAGCAAGCGAAAGTAA